One Yimella lutea DNA window includes the following coding sequences:
- the dop gene encoding depupylase/deamidase Dop: protein MSVRRVMGIETEYGISQPGDPSVNPMLMSGRVVTAYARSMGLRSGQTGWDYADEAPLQDARGFAMDREFADPSQLTDEEDPTMANVVLTNGARLYVDHAHPEYSSPEVTGPRDAVIWDRAGELVMREAARLLNQPGMPPLNLYKNNTDGKGASYGTHENYLMRRLTPFADIVSGLIPFFVSRQVVCGSGKVGIGTESQRAGFQLSQRADFFETEVGLETTLKRPIINTRDEPHAVTEKYRRLHVIIGDANHCDVANFLKLGTTSLVLGVIEAGAVTQNLALQEPVAALQAISHDPTLRTSVRLEDGRELTALQIQYAYLQMVRDWLGSGDLDSETVEVLDRWQQVLDKLADDPMSAAREVDWVAKLQLLQGYRNRGLEWSDPKMRAIDIQWSDVRADKGIFHKLAASGRFDELVSAADVEAAVSNPPTDTRAYFRGRAVRQFGENIAAASWDSVIFDVPERRTMQRVPMLEPLRGTEQHVGALFDRAGSADELLRTLLTD, encoded by the coding sequence ATGAGCGTGCGCCGGGTGATGGGTATCGAGACCGAGTACGGCATCTCGCAACCGGGGGATCCGTCCGTGAATCCGATGCTGATGTCCGGGCGGGTCGTCACCGCGTACGCCCGATCGATGGGACTCCGCTCGGGACAGACGGGCTGGGACTACGCCGACGAGGCGCCGTTGCAGGACGCCCGCGGGTTCGCGATGGACCGCGAGTTCGCCGATCCGAGTCAGCTCACCGACGAGGAAGATCCGACGATGGCGAACGTCGTGCTGACCAACGGTGCACGCTTGTACGTCGACCATGCCCACCCGGAATACAGCTCGCCGGAGGTCACCGGGCCACGGGACGCGGTCATCTGGGACCGCGCCGGCGAACTCGTGATGCGCGAGGCGGCCAGGCTGCTGAACCAGCCTGGCATGCCGCCGCTCAACCTCTACAAGAACAACACCGACGGCAAGGGCGCGTCCTACGGAACGCACGAGAACTACCTGATGCGGCGCCTGACACCCTTCGCCGACATCGTCAGTGGCCTCATCCCGTTCTTCGTCTCACGTCAGGTCGTCTGTGGTTCGGGCAAGGTCGGAATCGGCACCGAATCACAGCGTGCCGGATTCCAGTTGTCGCAGCGGGCCGACTTCTTCGAGACCGAGGTCGGCCTGGAGACGACGCTGAAACGTCCGATCATCAACACCCGTGACGAGCCGCACGCGGTCACCGAGAAGTACCGCCGGTTGCACGTCATCATCGGCGACGCCAACCACTGCGATGTCGCGAACTTTCTCAAGCTCGGCACGACCAGCCTGGTGCTCGGGGTGATCGAAGCCGGGGCGGTCACGCAGAATCTCGCCCTGCAGGAGCCGGTCGCCGCGCTGCAGGCGATCTCGCACGACCCGACGCTGCGCACCTCGGTGCGGTTGGAGGACGGCCGCGAACTCACCGCACTGCAGATCCAGTACGCCTACCTGCAGATGGTGCGTGACTGGTTGGGCAGCGGCGACCTCGACAGCGAGACCGTGGAGGTGCTCGACCGGTGGCAGCAGGTGCTCGACAAGCTCGCCGACGACCCGATGTCGGCGGCCCGCGAGGTTGACTGGGTTGCGAAACTTCAACTGCTGCAGGGGTATCGGAACCGCGGGCTGGAATGGAGTGACCCGAAGATGCGTGCGATCGACATTCAGTGGAGTGACGTACGGGCCGACAAGGGCATCTTCCACAAGCTCGCCGCGAGCGGCCGGTTCGACGAACTCGTCTCGGCGGCGGACGTCGAGGCGGCGGTGAGCAACCCGCCGACCGACACCCGTGCCTACTTCCGCGGACGTGCCGTCCGTCAGTTCGGCGAGAACATCGCCGCAGCCTCGTGGGACTCGGTCATCTTCGACGTCCCTGAGCGACGCACGATGCAGCGGGTGCCGATGCTCGAACCCTTGCGCGGCACCGAGCAACATGTCGGCGCACTGTTCGACAGGGCCGGCAGCGCGGACGAACTGCTGCGGACGCTGCTCACCGACTGA
- a CDS encoding DUF3054 domain-containing protein, translating into MSAEVAGHSRPRWYLLALDVVVVTVFAATGRRTHGEANPVVGVLDTAWPFLLGMVAGWVVAYYNWDRRVPVHVPAGVAIWVCAIAIGMLLRRIMGDGTALAFVIVATLFVGAGLIGWRLIRTLVLRRG; encoded by the coding sequence ATGAGTGCCGAGGTGGCCGGCCACAGCAGGCCGCGCTGGTACCTGCTCGCACTCGACGTCGTCGTCGTGACGGTCTTCGCGGCCACCGGACGCCGGACCCACGGTGAGGCGAATCCTGTTGTGGGAGTGCTGGATACGGCGTGGCCATTCCTGCTCGGCATGGTCGCCGGCTGGGTGGTCGCGTACTACAACTGGGACCGCCGCGTGCCAGTGCATGTCCCGGCCGGTGTTGCGATCTGGGTCTGCGCGATCGCGATCGGCATGCTGTTGCGGCGGATCATGGGCGACGGTACGGCGCTTGCTTTCGTCATCGTCGCGACGCTGTTCGTCGGCGCCGGACTGATCGGCTGGCGCCTCATCCGGACGCTGGTGCTCAGGCGGGGCTGA
- a CDS encoding tRNA (adenine-N1)-methyltransferase gives MTDAPESSTDSVPATTDGPLGADLRRGPFTEGERVQLTDPKGRMHTITLGTGKQFHTHRGYLAHDDLIGRPDGTTITNTAGVEYLALRPLLPDFVLSMPRGAAVVYPKDAGQIVTMGDIFPGATVVEAGVGSGALSMSLLRAVGDQGRLYSFERRDDFAQIAKGNVNSFFGAPHPGWSVTVGDLVDALPQTVENGTVDRVVLDMLAPWDCLGVVGDALAPGGLLICYVATATQLSRTAEAMRDHSGFTEPQAWESLVRGWHLEGLAVRPEHRMHGHTGFLISTRRLAPGVTPPVRKRRPSKGAADGYDEADVQAVMPSGEWSPEDVGERPVSDKKVRKLARSFSEQQSDQERPGG, from the coding sequence ATGACCGACGCCCCTGAAAGCAGCACCGACAGCGTCCCGGCGACCACGGACGGCCCGCTCGGTGCCGACCTGCGCCGCGGACCCTTCACCGAGGGCGAACGCGTCCAACTCACCGATCCGAAGGGTCGGATGCACACGATCACGCTCGGCACGGGCAAGCAGTTCCACACCCACCGTGGGTACCTCGCGCACGACGATCTGATCGGCCGCCCGGACGGCACCACAATCACCAACACCGCCGGCGTCGAGTACCTCGCGTTGCGGCCGCTACTGCCTGACTTCGTGCTGTCGATGCCTCGCGGCGCCGCCGTCGTCTACCCCAAGGACGCCGGTCAGATCGTCACCATGGGTGACATCTTCCCCGGCGCGACGGTCGTCGAGGCAGGTGTCGGCTCGGGTGCGCTGTCGATGTCGTTGCTGCGCGCGGTCGGCGACCAGGGACGTCTGTACTCCTTCGAGCGGCGCGATGACTTCGCGCAGATCGCGAAGGGCAACGTCAATTCCTTCTTCGGTGCCCCGCATCCCGGGTGGTCGGTCACCGTCGGCGACCTGGTCGACGCACTCCCGCAGACCGTCGAGAACGGCACCGTCGACCGCGTGGTGCTCGACATGCTCGCGCCGTGGGACTGCCTCGGCGTGGTCGGCGATGCCTTGGCGCCGGGTGGTCTGCTCATCTGCTACGTCGCGACCGCGACGCAGTTGTCCCGCACGGCCGAGGCGATGCGCGACCACAGCGGTTTCACCGAGCCGCAAGCGTGGGAGTCGCTCGTTCGCGGCTGGCACCTCGAAGGTCTCGCGGTGCGTCCGGAGCACCGGATGCACGGCCACACCGGCTTCCTCATCTCCACCCGCCGCCTCGCTCCGGGGGTCACCCCGCCGGTGCGCAAGCGTCGCCCGAGCAAGGGTGCCGCGGACGGTTACGACGAGGCCGACGTCCAGGCCGTCATGCCGTCGGGCGAGTGGAGCCCGGAAGACGTGGGGGAGCGGCCGGTCTCGGACAAGAAGGTCCGCAAGCTGGCGCGTTCATTCAGTGAGCAGCAATCGGACCAGGAGCGTCCCGGCGGTTAG
- a CDS encoding cobalamin B12-binding domain-containing protein, whose amino-acid sequence MIEQTNSRVDRMTDPQRDVFDAVMGLDAARMRGHIVDFQSARGNDAVVAELLVPVLGIIGEMWENGTLSVAHEHHGSQIIRNVIGEFRRKGSGPVHGKIVLACPPGELHDLPAHLFGLMLRDRGWQPVVLGADTPWTAILAAVRAVCADACILTGTRPGPLLMHSDRLRELSTVTKVFIGGGAVNGPAVRGVTPLPLDWPAAADVVAGALKTRQNRSVSPA is encoded by the coding sequence TTGATCGAACAGACGAACTCACGGGTGGATCGGATGACCGACCCGCAGCGAGACGTCTTCGACGCGGTCATGGGCCTGGACGCCGCCCGGATGCGCGGGCACATCGTCGATTTTCAGAGTGCGCGCGGCAATGACGCGGTGGTCGCGGAATTGCTCGTCCCTGTCCTGGGGATCATCGGGGAGATGTGGGAGAACGGCACGCTCAGCGTGGCCCACGAGCACCACGGGTCACAGATCATCCGCAATGTCATCGGGGAGTTCCGGCGCAAGGGCAGTGGCCCCGTCCACGGCAAGATCGTGCTCGCCTGTCCGCCCGGGGAACTGCATGACCTTCCGGCGCACCTGTTCGGGCTCATGCTGCGCGACCGCGGTTGGCAGCCCGTCGTCCTGGGTGCGGACACGCCGTGGACCGCGATCCTGGCCGCCGTGCGAGCGGTCTGCGCGGACGCCTGCATCCTCACCGGCACTCGCCCCGGCCCGTTGCTGATGCACAGCGACCGCCTGCGCGAACTGAGCACCGTCACCAAGGTCTTCATCGGCGGCGGAGCGGTGAACGGACCGGCCGTGCGCGGAGTGACCCCGTTGCCTCTCGACTGGCCCGCCGCTGCGGACGTCGTTGCCGGAGCGTTGAAGACGCGTCAAAACCGGAGCGTCAGCCCCGCCTGA
- a CDS encoding site-2 protease family protein, giving the protein MTQTPQPAPGLKIGSLRGVPVFIGRSWVLIAVVIVFTFGPQVRRALPELGTTAYVVAFAYVVGLLISVLVHEAAHALAGQWRGFEVHQIVADLWGGHTSFTKEGRTAGSSAIVAAVGPLSNALLALIGFGVLQLDLPDVARLLVVAFTWANGLVAAFNLLPGFPLDGGHLVEAGVWAATGNRNKGTVVAGWCGRLVTLAVIAVLIVWPMVQGRPLSLIGTIWIALIASFMWFGASAAINRGNVSSQLGSVALRDILRPLSAAPYDISVEHLPPYDTVLMAPNGEPEGFVPAGSAMMVPLDQRAATPASALMLKPSGPWVVRLEHDEDAEHDLSKLVDNAARHGEVAERTVVLAPDGRPVGWIERDELIAAVRSAVR; this is encoded by the coding sequence ATGACGCAGACCCCGCAGCCGGCCCCCGGTCTCAAGATCGGATCGCTGCGCGGAGTGCCGGTGTTCATCGGACGCAGTTGGGTGCTCATCGCGGTCGTCATCGTGTTCACCTTCGGTCCACAGGTGCGGCGGGCACTGCCCGAACTCGGGACCACCGCCTACGTCGTCGCCTTCGCGTACGTCGTCGGTCTGCTCATCTCTGTCCTCGTCCACGAGGCTGCGCACGCGTTGGCGGGACAATGGCGCGGGTTCGAGGTGCACCAGATCGTCGCCGACCTCTGGGGTGGCCATACCTCCTTCACCAAGGAAGGCCGCACCGCCGGCAGCAGCGCGATTGTCGCGGCAGTAGGCCCGCTGTCCAATGCGCTGCTCGCACTCATCGGATTCGGTGTACTGCAACTCGATCTGCCGGATGTCGCCCGCCTGCTGGTCGTCGCGTTCACCTGGGCGAACGGCCTGGTGGCGGCGTTCAATCTCCTGCCCGGCTTCCCCCTCGATGGCGGCCACCTGGTCGAAGCGGGTGTGTGGGCCGCCACCGGCAACCGAAACAAGGGGACGGTCGTCGCCGGCTGGTGCGGACGTCTGGTGACGCTGGCCGTCATCGCGGTCCTCATCGTCTGGCCCATGGTGCAGGGCCGTCCGTTGTCCCTCATCGGCACGATCTGGATCGCGCTCATCGCGTCCTTCATGTGGTTTGGGGCGTCCGCGGCGATCAACCGGGGCAACGTCAGCAGCCAGCTCGGGTCGGTCGCGCTGCGCGACATCCTGCGTCCGTTGTCGGCGGCCCCGTACGACATCTCGGTCGAGCACCTGCCGCCGTACGACACCGTCCTGATGGCGCCGAACGGTGAGCCCGAGGGCTTCGTCCCGGCCGGGAGCGCGATGATGGTGCCGCTCGACCAACGAGCGGCCACCCCGGCTTCCGCGCTGATGCTCAAACCGTCCGGACCCTGGGTGGTACGCCTGGAACACGACGAGGACGCCGAACACGACCTCTCCAAGCTGGTCGACAACGCCGCGAGGCACGGCGAAGTCGCCGAGCGCACCGTCGTGCTGGCACCGGACGGACGCCCGGTGGGCTGGATCGAGCGCGACGAACTCATCGCTGCGGTGCGCTCCGCCGTCCGCTGA
- a CDS encoding HNH endonuclease signature motif containing protein, whose product MSISYEFYEPVSPVEFVLLQSFSDPKQRLLNQLLNALGSPAEMLTFANRISREAFHRLESDAVLNTGSSATARPVDVDDMRLLEEAIKGSTQLASTSQAVQAMAMARYAAIDEEPVDADTGVTAKVEHPLGHQAPFADTDLAAACQMNPRTASSKMSNSIDTCTKTPGLLAAAVEGEIPFWKVSLVASELVNASPETSHRVEQHLLDTKGFNSWGYLKVKTAARALVTQWEAEAAKKARVKEAKEATGVWVRPSDIAGMAELCAVGPADQIARIYGAVDQLADQRAKNPPEGDDPDESKPTLGQLRLGALHDLVTQGADVSYQVVIQVPVVREEQQAATAARRATDDPAHQPGASSDDGAPPPGQSASSPRGPDDSKQAADTGGPESGSTARESDRCYTTGWARIAGIGFIPPEVLEALIDQFGCRLTRALVDADTGVTCETSTTAYEPTPRMREFVQQRDKTCRFPMCTRTAIRCDIDHVIEWPQGPTAGHNLAALCRHHHDTKTKKHWDYHMSDDGVCTWTSLTGRTYVTYPDSVHDAS is encoded by the coding sequence ATGAGCATCAGCTACGAGTTCTACGAACCGGTATCACCGGTGGAATTCGTTCTGCTGCAATCATTTTCGGACCCGAAGCAGCGTTTGTTGAACCAGCTTCTGAACGCTTTGGGGTCACCCGCGGAGATGCTGACGTTCGCAAACCGGATCTCCCGGGAAGCGTTTCACCGGCTCGAATCAGACGCCGTGCTCAACACCGGGTCCAGCGCCACCGCTCGCCCTGTCGATGTCGATGACATGCGGCTGTTGGAGGAAGCCATCAAAGGCTCCACCCAGTTGGCATCCACCTCACAGGCCGTGCAGGCGATGGCCATGGCTCGGTACGCCGCGATCGACGAAGAACCCGTCGACGCCGACACCGGTGTCACTGCGAAGGTCGAACACCCGCTCGGTCACCAGGCGCCGTTCGCCGACACCGACCTGGCGGCTGCCTGTCAGATGAATCCCCGCACTGCGTCAAGCAAGATGAGCAACTCGATCGATACGTGCACCAAAACGCCCGGGTTGCTGGCTGCGGCGGTGGAAGGGGAGATTCCCTTCTGGAAGGTCAGCCTCGTTGCCTCGGAGTTGGTGAACGCTTCACCCGAAACCTCTCACCGGGTCGAGCAGCACCTGCTCGACACCAAAGGCTTCAACAGCTGGGGTTACCTGAAGGTGAAGACCGCCGCGCGCGCTTTGGTGACCCAATGGGAGGCCGAGGCTGCGAAGAAGGCGCGGGTCAAAGAAGCCAAAGAAGCCACCGGTGTCTGGGTTCGCCCCTCCGACATTGCCGGGATGGCCGAGCTGTGCGCCGTCGGACCGGCCGACCAGATCGCCCGCATCTACGGAGCCGTCGACCAACTCGCTGATCAACGCGCCAAGAACCCGCCCGAGGGTGACGACCCCGATGAATCGAAGCCGACACTCGGACAACTGCGCCTGGGCGCGTTGCACGACCTCGTCACCCAAGGTGCTGACGTCAGCTACCAGGTCGTCATCCAGGTCCCTGTCGTTCGTGAGGAGCAACAGGCTGCGACCGCGGCCCGACGCGCCACCGACGACCCCGCACACCAGCCCGGCGCCTCCTCGGATGATGGTGCACCACCACCGGGGCAGTCCGCGTCCTCCCCGCGAGGTCCTGATGACTCCAAGCAGGCCGCCGACACTGGTGGCCCCGAATCCGGCTCAACAGCACGCGAATCGGACCGTTGCTACACGACAGGGTGGGCACGGATCGCAGGGATCGGGTTCATCCCACCCGAAGTCCTCGAAGCGTTGATCGACCAGTTCGGATGCCGCCTGACCCGAGCACTGGTCGACGCCGACACCGGAGTCACCTGCGAGACCTCGACAACCGCGTACGAGCCCACGCCGCGGATGAGGGAGTTCGTGCAACAACGCGACAAAACCTGCCGGTTCCCCATGTGCACCAGGACCGCCATCAGATGCGACATCGACCACGTCATCGAATGGCCCCAGGGACCCACCGCCGGGCACAACCTCGCCGCACTCTGCCGACACCACCACGACACGAAGACCAAGAAGCACTGGGACTACCACATGAGCGACGACGGAGTCTGCACCTGGACCTCACTCACCGGGCGCACCTACGTCACCTACCCCGACTCCGTGCACGACGCCTCGTAG
- a CDS encoding alpha/beta hydrolase produces the protein MSRTTWSDTAGMPLRTRALCFSLARLQRTTLSEMSLEQIAASRALSPAPKFPASLIIGSVTKGVSIDEFSMAGRDGHDITVRRYRTRRHTDRVLLYIHGGGWVRGRPRDYDSMLSMLTDRADCTVLAPDYRKAPEHKAPAGLHDSLDVFDWLSHGPAECGTDEPRVVVGGDSAGGNLSALVAIHARDHNRELLGQVLIYPATDLSIVHEMRRAPALTGGDMDRYKELYLEGTGLRDTDPTLSPARADLRGLAPALVQTADRDPLAQEGIDFARMLERAGVRVRLTRYYGVPHGFLNMPGATSCGHQARMEIADQLNDWWVR, from the coding sequence ATGTCCCGAACGACCTGGTCCGACACCGCCGGCATGCCGTTGCGTACCCGTGCCCTGTGCTTCAGCTTGGCGCGCCTGCAGCGCACCACCTTGTCGGAGATGAGCCTGGAACAGATCGCAGCTTCCCGAGCCCTCTCCCCCGCGCCGAAGTTCCCCGCCTCCCTCATCATCGGCTCGGTGACCAAGGGCGTGTCGATCGACGAATTCAGCATGGCCGGACGCGACGGGCACGACATCACCGTGCGCCGCTACCGCACCCGCCGCCACACCGACCGCGTGCTGCTGTACATCCACGGCGGTGGGTGGGTACGCGGGCGTCCGCGGGACTACGACTCGATGCTGTCAATGCTCACCGACCGGGCCGACTGCACCGTGCTCGCACCGGACTACCGCAAGGCTCCGGAGCACAAAGCGCCTGCGGGACTGCACGATTCGCTGGACGTCTTCGACTGGTTGTCGCACGGTCCGGCCGAGTGCGGCACGGATGAGCCGCGCGTCGTCGTCGGCGGTGACAGCGCCGGCGGTAACCTCTCGGCGCTCGTCGCGATCCACGCCCGCGACCACAACCGCGAACTGCTGGGACAAGTGCTGATCTACCCGGCGACCGACCTGTCCATCGTGCACGAGATGCGCCGAGCGCCCGCACTGACCGGGGGCGACATGGACCGCTACAAGGAGCTGTACCTCGAGGGCACCGGTCTGCGGGACACCGACCCCACCTTGTCGCCGGCGCGTGCCGACCTGCGTGGTCTGGCGCCTGCTCTGGTGCAGACGGCGGACCGTGACCCGCTGGCCCAGGAAGGGATCGATTTCGCCCGGATGCTCGAACGCGCCGGGGTCCGGGTGCGTCTCACCCGGTACTACGGCGTCCCGCATGGCTTCCTCAACATGCCCGGCGCGACCAGCTGCGGCCACCAGGCACGGATGGAGATTGCCGACCAGCTGAACGACTGGTGGGTGCGATGA
- a CDS encoding RecB family exonuclease: MQDGMMTVSRIGDHPVTRVKRAISPSRAADYMQCPLLYRFRVIDRLPEPPSAAAARGTLVHAVLERLFDVEAADRTLEHAHSLLAPQWEALVESEPELASLVDGELGDWLRPARTLVAKWFALEDPTRLEPAERELYVEAEVDGLTLRGYVDRLDVAPTGEMRVVDYKTGRSPSALFEAKALFQMKFYALVLWRTRGEIPRLLQLVYLGNGEIVRYSPDERELLATERKIKALWDAIARSASTGDWRPSRSRLCSWCSHQALCPQFGGTVPPLPALAAERAVDPAYAGEPEVGQD, translated from the coding sequence ATGCAGGACGGCATGATGACTGTTTCAAGGATCGGCGACCATCCGGTGACACGTGTGAAACGAGCGATCTCGCCGAGCCGCGCGGCCGACTACATGCAATGTCCGCTGCTGTACCGCTTCCGCGTCATCGACCGGCTGCCCGAACCACCGTCCGCCGCGGCCGCTCGCGGCACCCTCGTCCACGCCGTGTTGGAGCGACTCTTCGATGTCGAGGCAGCTGATCGCACGCTTGAGCATGCCCACTCGCTGCTCGCACCGCAGTGGGAGGCGCTCGTCGAGAGCGAGCCGGAACTCGCGTCCCTGGTCGACGGTGAGCTCGGCGACTGGCTGCGTCCGGCCCGCACGCTGGTCGCGAAGTGGTTCGCGCTCGAGGATCCGACCCGTCTCGAACCGGCCGAGCGGGAGCTCTACGTCGAAGCCGAGGTCGACGGGCTCACCCTGCGCGGCTACGTCGACCGCCTCGACGTCGCACCGACGGGTGAGATGCGGGTGGTCGACTACAAGACCGGCCGCTCGCCGTCCGCACTGTTCGAAGCCAAGGCGCTGTTCCAGATGAAGTTCTACGCCTTGGTGCTATGGCGCACCCGGGGCGAGATCCCCCGCCTGCTGCAACTGGTCTACCTCGGCAACGGGGAGATCGTCCGCTACTCCCCCGACGAGCGCGAACTGCTGGCGACCGAACGCAAGATCAAGGCGCTCTGGGACGCCATCGCGCGGTCGGCGAGCACCGGCGACTGGCGTCCGTCCCGTTCACGCCTGTGCTCCTGGTGCAGCCATCAGGCGTTGTGTCCGCAGTTCGGCGGCACGGTGCCACCGCTGCCTGCACTCGCAGCGGAACGCGCAGTTGATCCCGCGTATGCCGGTGAGCCGGAGGTAGGTCAGGACTGA
- the arc gene encoding proteasome ATPase, with protein sequence MRQLQSAQATLSTQNERLVRTLKDAREQIVSLKGEIDRLAQPPASFGVVLERSDDTVDILTSGRKMRVSVSPTIEQTDLVPGREVVLNEALNVVKTLGYENVGELVQCKEFLGEDRVLVVLHGDEERVCRVATALKDERIRVGDSLLLDARTNFVFERIPKAEVADLVLEEVPDIQYEDIGGLTGQIGQIRDAVELPYLHADLFREHALRPPKGVLLYGPPGCGKTMIAKAVAASLARKVAEKTGQDQTKSYFLNIKGPELLNKYVGETERHIRLIFQRAREASSDGTPVVVFFDEMESLFRTRGSGVSSDVETTVVPQLLAEIDGVEKLENVIVIGASNREDMIDPAILRPGRLDVKIKIERPDAQSAHEIFGKYLTATLPLHPDDVAEHGGDKQAAVEAMIQATVERMYAEVDENRFLEVTYASGDKEVLYFKDFNSGAMVQNIVDRAKKMAIKDQLTTGVKGIRVEHLLQSCVVEFKENEDLPNTTNPDDWARISGKKGERITYIRTLIDGKTGGGSAKTIDSVATTGQYL encoded by the coding sequence ATCCGCCAGCTGCAGTCGGCACAGGCGACTTTGTCGACACAGAACGAGCGGCTGGTGCGCACCCTAAAGGACGCGCGCGAACAGATCGTGTCGCTCAAGGGTGAGATCGACCGCCTCGCCCAACCGCCGGCCTCCTTCGGCGTGGTGCTCGAACGATCCGACGACACCGTCGACATCCTGACCTCCGGGCGCAAGATGCGCGTCTCGGTCAGCCCGACCATCGAGCAGACCGACCTGGTCCCGGGACGCGAGGTCGTCCTCAACGAAGCCCTCAACGTGGTCAAGACGCTGGGCTACGAGAACGTCGGCGAACTCGTCCAGTGCAAGGAGTTCCTCGGCGAGGACCGCGTGCTCGTCGTGCTGCACGGCGACGAGGAGCGGGTGTGCCGGGTGGCGACTGCGCTCAAGGACGAACGCATCCGGGTGGGTGACTCGCTGCTGCTGGACGCACGCACGAACTTCGTCTTCGAACGCATCCCCAAGGCCGAGGTGGCCGACCTGGTGTTGGAGGAGGTGCCCGACATCCAGTACGAGGACATCGGTGGGCTCACCGGCCAGATCGGGCAGATCCGGGACGCGGTCGAGTTGCCTTATCTGCACGCTGACCTGTTCCGTGAGCACGCGCTCCGTCCGCCCAAGGGCGTGCTGCTGTACGGCCCTCCCGGCTGTGGAAAGACGATGATCGCCAAGGCGGTCGCGGCGTCGCTGGCGCGCAAGGTGGCCGAGAAGACCGGTCAGGACCAGACCAAGAGCTACTTCCTGAACATCAAGGGCCCGGAACTGCTCAACAAGTACGTCGGTGAGACCGAGCGGCACATCCGGCTGATCTTCCAGCGCGCCCGCGAGGCGTCCTCGGACGGCACGCCCGTGGTGGTGTTCTTCGACGAGATGGAGTCGCTGTTCCGTACCCGCGGTTCGGGCGTGAGCTCCGACGTCGAGACAACCGTCGTGCCGCAGCTGCTCGCCGAGATCGACGGCGTGGAGAAACTCGAGAACGTCATCGTCATCGGTGCCTCCAACCGTGAGGACATGATCGACCCGGCCATCCTGCGTCCCGGACGTCTGGACGTGAAGATCAAGATCGAACGGCCGGACGCCCAGAGCGCCCACGAGATCTTCGGCAAATACCTCACCGCGACGCTGCCGCTGCACCCCGACGACGTGGCCGAGCACGGTGGTGACAAGCAGGCCGCGGTCGAGGCGATGATCCAGGCGACCGTTGAGCGGATGTACGCCGAGGTCGATGAGAACCGCTTCCTTGAGGTCACCTACGCCAGCGGCGACAAGGAGGTCCTGTACTTCAAGGACTTCAACTCCGGCGCGATGGTGCAGAACATCGTCGACCGGGCCAAGAAGATGGCGATCAAGGATCAGTTGACCACCGGGGTCAAGGGCATCCGGGTCGAGCACCTGTTGCAGAGCTGCGTCGTGGAGTTCAAGGAGAACGAAGACCTGCCCAACACCACCAACCCGGACGACTGGGCGCGCATCTCGGGCAAGAAGGGGGAACGGATCACCTACATCCGCACTCTGATCGACGGCAAGACCGGCGGCGGATCCGCCAAGACGATCGATTCGGTCGCCACCACCGGCCAGTACCTCTGA